In Deltaproteobacteria bacterium, the DNA window AAGCCCCAAACGACCGTCGATAAAATTAACAGTCTTCCCCGCCCGTTCAAAGAAAATGGGCTGATTCATGCTGCCGCTTCTTCAGGGATCTGCGATGGCGCCTCCATGGCTTTGTGGGTATCGGAGGATATCGCTAAAGAGCACAGTCTAAAACCCAGAGCCCATATTCTTTCCAATGCCAACTATGGGGTGGATCCTGAAGAAATGCTGGATGGTGTCATTCCGGGAACGCGTCTGGCTCTCAAAAGGGCCGGACTAACCCTGGACCAAATCGATCGTTTTGAAATCAACGAAGCCTTTGCCAGTGTTCCTCTGGCCTGGATGAAAACGCTCGATATCCCGGAGGAAAAGGTGAATGTCAACGGCGGCGCCATCGCCATGGGTCATCCACTTGGAGCTACCGGAGGAATCCTGCTGGCCACCATGATCAATGAACTGGAGCGGGAAAATCTACGTTATGGTTTAATCACCCTGTGTGCGGCACAGGGAATGTCCGGCACCATGATTATTGAAAGACTTCCCTGAATATGACCGCATGCCTTATTTTTACAATCTCTTGTCGCCAAGCTATTTCCCCGACCCGGGGGGGATCGATTTTGGGACGGGCAAGGTGCTTTTTTATTCCTTGACAAGATAGAGGACCGACAGTACATTTAAATTATACGGATTTGGGGGTCGGGCAACCCCCATGAAAAACAAGGAGGACTGACCATGTCTTTTTCCACCACCCAGGAAATTATCCGCTATGCTATCGACACCGAAAAAGATGCTCAAACCTTTTACCGATCGGCCGCTTCGCTGTCTCAATACCCCGGTATATCGACCCTTTTTTTAGAATTGGCGGCTGAAGAAGAAAACCATCAAAAACTATTGGAAGAATTGCCGGATCCGGCTACCCTTCCGGTAAGTTCCAAACCCATACCGGATTTAAAAATCAGCGACTATCTTATGGACCTTAAGTTTCATAAGGAGATGAAATATCAAGACGTGATGATCCTGGCCATGAAAAGTGAGGAAAAATCCCTGAAGTTCTATCGGTCCTGGGAAGACAAGGTGCAAGATCCGGCTCAAAAAAAATTATTTGCCTATCTGGCTGATCAAGAGGCCCAGCATAAATATCGGTTAGAATCTATTTACGATGAAACCATATTGGATTGATCGATAAAGATGAGCACCACCCAGTCTGAAGACCCCTGGAACACCCTTCTGGAGGAAAAGGAACCGGAAGTCCCACCCTTGACCAAAAGCGATGTGGTTCCTTATGACCCTCTTCAGCGCTATCTCTTTGAGGTAAACCGGTATGCCCTCCTTACGCCGGAAGAAGAAAAGACCCTGCTCCTCAATTATCATAAATCCCCGGAGCCGGAATTGGCTTATAAATTGATTACCTCCAATCTGCGGCTGGTGGTTAAGATCGCCATGGATTTTCAGCGTTACTGGATGCAAAATCTGTTGGATCTAATCCAGGAGGGAAATATCGGATTGATGCAGGCCATTAAAAAATTCGACCCCTTTCGGGGTATCAAATTCTCTTATTACGCCTCCTTTTGGATTAAAGCCTATATTTTAAAATTTATTATGGACAACTGGAAGCTGGTGAAAATCGGTACGACCCAGGCCCAACGGAAACTTTTCTATAACCTGAAAAAAGAAAAAGGCCGGCTCCTGGCCTTGGGGATCGATCCGGTACCCAAGCTCCTTTCAGAAAGGTTTTCCGTCAGCGAAAAAGAAATTGTGGAAATGGATCAAAGGCTGGGGGAATGGGAACTCTCCCTGGATGCCCCGATTACCGGAGATTCTACGGAGGACCACAAGTCATTCATCCCGGACAAAGAGGCCTCTCCTGAAAAGGCCTTAAGCGAACGGGAATTAAAACAGGTTTTAAATACCAAACTTCAGGATTTTCGCAAAGAACTCACTAAGCGGGAATTAGTTATTTTTGAAAAAAGAATCCTGGCCGAAGACCCTCTGACCTTACAGGACTTAGGGGAACAATTTGGGGTTTCCCGGGAAAGGGTTCGGCAATTGGAAGAAAAACTCTTAAAAAAGGTAAAGGCCTACCTCGAGAAAGAGCTTCCGGATATAAAACCCGACTATTTATATGAAACTTCCTGACCTGATTGAACATGATACTGGATACTGGATCCAGTATCCGGCATCGGCTTTATGGCTGGTTGTGATTCTGGCGGTCCTGTTAGCCCTGGCCGGATGCCAGGGACATACCCCTCAACCCCTTCCCGAGAAGCCGATCACGGTCCCTACGATCCCGAAAACGCTCCCGAAAACTTTTGATACGCAGGCCGAAGCCTATTATCATTTTATCATGGGGAACCTTTTTAGTCAGGAAGACAACGACCCCAAAGCAATCGCGGAACTCCAGAAGACCTTGGATTTAGTGCCCGATTCCCCGTTCTTAGAATTTTCTTTAGGGCGTCTTTTTTTCAAGGCTTCCAACCTGCCCGAGGCCATCCGACATACTCAAAAGGCCATCGACCTGGATCCGAAATATCAGGAGGCTTATTCCCTTTTGGCGGAGATCTATATCACCCAGCAAAAATGGGAAGAAGCCATCAAGACCTATCAAGCCCTTTCGGCTCTCAATCCCCGGAATGAAGAGGTCCTCTTTAATTTGGGAATTCTTTTCCTGCAAACCCAAAAGATGTCCCAGGCCACGGAAACCTTTCATCAATTAATAAAAATCAATCCAAAATCCGATAAAGGCAATTTCTTCCTGGCCAAGATTTATTTAGAACAAAAACAATATGATCGGGCCCGAATTTTTTTTCAGGAAACCATCAAAATCAATCCCCAAAATTTAAATGCCTATATGGGTCTCGGCCAGATTTATGAGTTGACCGATCAACCCAAACAGGCCCTGGCCACCTATCAGAAAATCCTCCAGATGAACCCCAATAATCTGGCGGCCCAGGAAAGGGCCGGAGATCAACTGTTAAAACTGGGTAAAGGGGAACAAGCCCGAGACCTCCTGGAATCCTTAAAGAAAAACTCCAATCAAGACTTTGAAACCCGATTCCGAATCGCCATTATCTACCTGGAAAACAAACAATTCCACCCTTCTTCCGAAGAACTCAGTCTTTTGTTAGCCGAGCAACCCGACAACAACAAAATAAAATATTTTTTGGCCATCACTCTGGTGGAACAAAAAAATTATAAAAGGGCCGAAGAAACCCTGAAATCCATTGCCACTCAATCGGAGTATTTTTCGCAGTCCTTAATCCTCGAGGCCTATATCCTGGAGAAAGAAAAAAAATTCTCAGAAGCGATTCAACGCCTTCAAAAAGCCCTGGTGATCGTCCCCAAGAAGATTGAGATTTACCTGACCCTCTCCTCCCTTTATGAAAAAATAAATAACCTCCCGGAAGGCAAAAAAGTACTCCTGGAAGGCATTGAGATCGATCCCGATCAGGCCGAACTGTATTTTCATCTGGGCGTCCTATCCGATAAAATGGGACAGAAGAAAGAAAGCCTCCAGCATCTGAAAATGGCGATAAAGAAAGACCCTTTTCATGTTATGGCCTTGAATTACTTAGGGTACACCTATGCCGACCGGGGGATCTATCTCGACGAGGCCGAGGATTTGATTAAACGGGCCTTGAAGTTTCGCCCTAACGACGGGTACATCATCGATAGTCTTGGATGGGTTTATTTTAAAAAAAAGCGCTACGACGAGGCCCTGGTAGAACTTGAGAAGGCCTGGAAACTGGCCCCGAATGATCCGGTCATAGGAGAACATCTGGGGGAGATCTATCTTAAAAAAAATCTCTGGGAAAAGGCCGTTAAAATATTGCGTCGGGTGTTGGAGATGAATCCTTCGATTAAAGAGAAAGATATCATCTTAAAAAAGATCAAAGAAGCCCAACAAAAACTGGAAGAAGAAAAGGGAGGTTGGGAATATCCGACCATGTATTAAAACCCCGGGGTTCAAGGTTCAGGGTCCGAAGTCCAAGGTCCAAGGTCCAAAGTTCAAGGTTCAGGGTTCAAAGTTCAAGGTTCAGGGTTCAAGGTTCAAGGTTCAAAGAAAAACCGGACGCTTTTTACCCTTTCCCTTATATCTTTTTATATTTTTTTTCCTGGCCCTCGGCATCCTCCCCTATCCGATATCGGCTCCTGCTTCTATTCAAGGCCCATACCCCAAAGATGCCTGCTCACCGGAAATAGGCCATTCAAACCTGCAAGCCCTGCTCAGCCGGTTGGCGCTGCTCGAAGAACCCGTCTCCCGTGAAGGTACGGGGCTCCTGGTCGCCCAGGCCCCGGGGGAAAGGTACAGACTTCAATTCCGCCTGCTCGCTCGCGGTCCGGAGGCCTTCCGTCTGGAAATATTCGATCCATTCGGCCGGCCCATGCTTTATATTGTTTCCTATTTGGGAAAAACCCGTGTCTTTTCCATAGCCGAGGAAAAAGAGATCCCTCTCCCCGAATCCCTTTCAGGCCCCCTGGCCGCCTTTTCACAGATGCCCTTTACTGAAATTTCTAAAATTTTTTGGGGCCGGGTGCCGATCTTCCCTTATGATTCTTATCAAATCCAATCGGCCGAGGAAGAAGGAAAAGAAACGGTTAAAATACTGCTCCAAGGTGCTTACCAGCAAGAAATTTGGATAAGGCCCAACCCCTTCTCGCTCATTAAAAGCCGGATTAAAAGCCCTTCGAAAGAAGGGGAGATCGAGTTAACCTTTTCTGATTTTTCCAGGGGAACGAGTAACCGACTCCCTTTACGGCTGGAAATAAAAGATGGGACCGGGGAAAACGTTTTAAGCCTGCGGTATGAAACATTGATCCTGCGTCCGGATATCCCTGATGAAGTTTTTAAATGGCCCGAGTTTATTAGACAGGATTAGTACGAGAATAGATTCCAATTTCGGATTTCGGATTTCGGATTTCGGAATTTAAAAGAAACTCTCCTTCAACATTCATGATTCGATATTTGATATTCACTTTTTCATGCCTCGTGGTGCCCCCAAGAGGCATGAGGATTTAGTTCGAAAATAGAAAATCAGGCACGAGGCGCAAGGCGCGAGAGGAAAAAGAGCAACAAATACTTCCTCCTCACCTATAGCCTATTGCCTATTGCCTATAGCCTTTTTAGATCACAAATTATCCCGAATCGTCTTAACCAACTTCTGGATCTCTTCATTATTGAGTTTGCCGTCTTTTCTGAAAATCAATTTCCCTTTTTTATCAAAGGCCAGGACGTCACTGCTGTCATCGGCGATCTTCCAGGCATGGACCAGAACCTTTTTGTAATCCCGCACATAAATGGTCTTGGGATATTTCTTCTGCTTTTCTTCCAATGCGGAACTGATGGCGAAATTGGGCAGCCAGGTGGCGGCCATGTTGATGATCCCGAAGGACTGAAATTTTTCAGCCGGAAACTTTTCTCTATCCAGGGCTTCACTGGCCGGATTGTTGGTATCCTTTTCATCCGGGTCGACATAAAAAATGAGGCAGACCTTTCCCTGCAACTCCTCACTGCTCCAGGGTTTTCCATCCAGACGTCCCCCAAGTTTTTCCTTGAGTTCCACCTTGGGTGGAACTTCCCCGATCTCCAGGGCCAGGGCAATCTGATGGATCAGAAAAACAGCCGACACCAGAACTAAAATTTTTACCAGATGTTTCATTGGGGGCCTCCTTATTTTAAGCTTGACCTTCGAGTCTTTGCATTTTACACTTTTGCCATCTATAAACAAGTCTAAATTTTTGCAATTATGTCTTTCATTATCGCCCCACATCTGGCCTTCCTGGTCCAATGGCTTAGAGTCCTGGGAGTCGACGTGCGGCTCTGGGATAAAAGGAAGACCTTCGCGGCCGAAGTGGAAACGGTCGTTCAATGGGCCCGTTATCCCCTGCCTCTTGAAGGGAAAAACACAAGACGGATCACCCTGTCCCAATCCGCCCGGGAAGCCCTTTTAAAGGAATTTTTTGAAGTTTCAGGGATCCAACCGGATTGCTCACAGATGTTCAAGCGATGCCTGCGCTGCAACAGCCTGCTGGTGGCCTTGAGTCCGGAGAAGGCCAAAATAAAATGGCCCGCCCTGCCTGAATATGTTTTTCAGACCCAGAAACGGTTTAACTGGTGTGAGCGGTGCGGACAGCTTTTTTGGGCCGGGACCCATGTCCGTAATATGATCCGGACTTTGGAAGATTGGGGGATAATTGTGAAACAGTCCTGAATGAAATCCTTCCGATCCAAAATGCAATTTTCTTTACTATTAAATTAGGACGCTGATTTTCGCCGATACCCGCAGATAACTATTCTATATATTCAAAATCTTGGCAATCTGCGTCGATCTGCGTCCAAAAAGGAAATTCCTATACCATCAAGTTCCATGAAGTTTCGATCTTGATTTTTCATTGGTTTTTCTTTTGACGAAACTTGCAAAAAATAATATAATAAGATTTTTAATTAAAAAAGGAGGTAGATTATGAGCTATGAGCAAATCAAGGTAGAGAAAAAAGACCATGTAACCATCGTAACCATAAACCGTCCCGAGGTTATGAACTCCGTCAGCCCGGTGACCACTGTGGAACTCGATAAGGCCTTTAATGAATTTTCCGAAGATCCTGAGGCCTGGATCTGTATCGTCACCGGAGCCGGGGACCGCGCTTTTTCAGCCGGTAATGATTTAAAATTCCAGGCCCAGCACGGGAATGAGAAGATGCGGGAACTCATGAAAGGGGTGAAAGGCGGTTTTGCCGGCATCACCGCCAGGTTCGATTGTTATAAGCCTTTCATCGCCGCCGTCAACGGTCTGGCCCTCGGAGGCGGTTTCGAAATCGCCCTGGCTTGCGACATCATCATCGCCTCGGAAAATGCCAGCTTCGGTCTGCCGGAGCCCAGGGTTGGATTGATACCCGGCGCCGGCGGGGTCCATCGCCTCCCCCGACAGATCCCCTACCATCTGGCCATGAATATGATCATGACCTCCAAACGGCTCACTCCCCAAGAAGCCCGGGAATACGGGATTGTGGCCGAGGTGGTCCCTTTGGCGGATCTTCTGGCAACTGCCGAGAAATACGCCGCCGAGATTCTCAAGGGCGCACCTTTGTGTATCCGGGCCTGTAAGGAGGCGACCCTTAAAGGATTAAAGGTCACTCTGGAAGAGGCTATGTCCACCGCCTACCCGGGGCAGGTGGCCATGTATCAGTCCGAGGATTTTATTGAAGGGCCCAAGGCCTTTGCCGAAAAACGTCCGCCTCAGTGGAAAGGGCGGTAGTTTAGTGCGAAAATAACCTTCAGGGATCAGGGGTCGGGGGTCAGGGTTCGGCGAAAAATCCCATTCCCTATAAGCCCTTTTAATTCTATTTTTACGCTTCGTGGTCTCCTCTGGGAATAAAATTTCGGAATCAGTTATAGGGTTTTCCTTAACCCCCAACCCTGACCCCTGTTCCCTGGCCCCTGTTTCTTGCTTCCTGGTGCGCCAGGGGGCTGAAGGGTTTAAAAATTTTTCCGATTATGCGATCTGATGTTTAAAATCGATCTACACGTCCATACCGCCCTTGGCGGAGATTCCATCCTGAAGCCCCATGAGCTGGTTTCCCGGGCCCGTCAGGTGGGTTTGGATGCCGTCTGTGTCACCGAACATCACTCCTCATTTTTAAGCGATCCCCTCAAAAAAATTTCCACCGAAACCGGCTTTCCGGTTTTTCAAGGCCTTGAATACCGGGCCATGGAAGGGCATCTTTTGATTTTCGGGCTTAAAATCGGCCAATCGGATCTCCTTAAGGGACTGCCCATGCAATGGACCATCGACTGGGTCCAAAAGCGGGGCGGGGTGGCGGTACCGGCCCATCCCTATCAAAGAGACACCCTGAACGGGTTTCTCGGGGATAAGGTCCTGGAGATCGAGCACATTATTGCCCTGGAGGCCCTTAATGCCAGTCTATCGGCCAGGGAAAACCACCTGGCCCTGAAAGCGGCCAATCTCCTGGGGATCAAGGGTATCGGCGGCTCGGACGCCCATGGTCCTTCGGTCCTGGGCCGAGCCTATACCCTTTTCCCGGATCTGATTCGGACAGAGGAGGAATTGGTCCAGGCCTTGCGGAGCGGCGAATATGCCCCTTGCTGGAACGATCCATTCTATGGAACGGACCGCCCGGACCATTGGCAGGACCAGGAACACTACCGGATCCAATTTGACGGTCCGGTAATAATTCCAATTCGCTGACCTCGAAAAGCGGGGCTATCGATGGGCTTTGGGCGGTCTCTTCAACTATGATGGCTATGTAAAAAACTTTTAGAAAGATACCAAAAAAATTTATCCTTCAACTCCCTCCGGCCAGAAGACCCGAATGGTTGTTCCCGCTCCTGGACTGGATTCGATAGAAAGGCTCCCTCTGGTGAGTTGGACCCTTTCCCTTATACTGACCAGCCCGAGCGTTTTTACGGAATTCCCCGGAGAAAGGATGCGGTTCACGTCCAGGCCTCTTCCATTATCCGCAATGGTCAATTCAATACCATCCCCTTTTTTTACCAGGAGGAGGTCTGCCCGTTCGGCCTGGCTGTGCCTGGCTACGTTGTTCAGGGCCTCCTGGCTGATCCTGAAGATCACGATCTTCAAAGGTTCCGGGATCTCCTCTTCTTCGATTGCCGTTATGAGCTCAAGGTGCTGTTCCGGATAGAGTTTTTTGAATTCTTTGCCCAGCCATCGCAGGGTTGCCAGGACCCCTATCTCTCCAAGCATCGTCGGCCTTAGCCCCATATAGATCGATCTGATCTCGGCGATAGCGTGCTGAAGAGTAGGCACAAAGCGCTCCAGGAGCTTAAAGGCCTGTTCGGGTTCTCCCTGATCTTTGGCATAGAGGACCGCCTCGACATTGAATTTCAGGGCCACCAGGGTTTGTCCAATGCTGTCGTGAAGCTCAATTCCCAGCCTTTTCCTTTCCTCCTCCTGAACAGCAATGAGCCTGGAGGGCAATAAACGAAGCTGGCTCTCCGACTCCCTCAGGGCCTGTTCTATTTTTTTTCTCTCATTGATCTCGTTTCGAAGGGTTTCATTGGCCTGTTCCATCTCGGCGGTGCGTTCCGCGACCCGCAATTCCAATCCGTCGCGGGCCTGGCGGAGTTCTTCTTCCATCCGCTTGCGCTCGGCAATCTCACTTTCAAGGGCAAGGTAAGAATCTCGCAATTTTGCGGTCATTGTATTAAAGGCCCTTGAAAGGTCGGTAAACTCGTCATCCCCTTTAACCTCGATCTTGTAATCGAGGTTCCCCTCTCCAATAACCGAGACGCTGTCCCGGAGCCTCCCGATGCGGGAGGTAATAATCCGGCCCCCTGTCCACAAGTTGATTATAGCTGCCGCAGTAACCAAAGCGATTACCAGAAAAATGCCCCACCCTGCGATCTTGAGGATGGAAAAGAGGGACTTGGTGCCAGCCTCCTGCAACCGACGGGCATGTAAAACCATTTCATAGGACCGCATGGTCATCTGGGTGAGCAGTCTGTTTTCGATCTCCCGGGAAAGGGCCGTCGGGTCTGAATCGGATCGTATCCTTCCCCGATTCTTCATGACAGACGAAAAGAGTCTACCGATGGCCTCATGGTCTTTGAGCATCCCTTCGATATTGACTTGGTCTTCGGGTTCCTTAAAACTTCCCGAAGCCGACATAAGGAGTCGGCCGATTTTTTCATTTTTGGAAAGCCACTGGACTCTGGCCCTTTCACTATTGGTCCGCAAGTAATCCGCTTCAAAGGTGCTTCTTTCAAAAACGCCTCTTATGATCTCGTCGGCTAAATCCGATGCGTCTACCGCCCTGTTGATGCGATAAAGCGTCAGGAAAAGCATAAAAATAATGACCAAAGCCGTTATGGCTGAAACGGCAACGTTTATTTGAAGCCTTTTTTTAAGTTCCATTATTCGCCCGGCCCTATTTTAATATCCTTACGGCCTTCGGTTTGACCGCCATCAGGCCATCAAGGCAGACAAAATCGAGATAATTGGGGACTATCCTCTTTTCGGTCAGCCCGCTATTTATGGCCCATCGGGATTCGTCCTCCAGCGCCAGCAACAAGGACTGGTCCAGCCCAACGGTAAAGTCGGTCCCGTGCCATATCTCCCGGACGAGCGCTATATCCAGCCGGCAAAAATCCGCCACGATCCTTTGGGCTTCCCCCGGATTCTGTTTGACAAATTCTTCAGCCCTGATCAGTGCCCGAAGTATTTTTTGGACCTTTCCGGGTTCTTTCCGGATGAATTCCCGCTTGGCCACAACATTGAAGGTCTGCAAATAGATATCCCCATCGCAAAAGAAAACTCCCCTGGCACCCAGTGTCCTTTTCACCTGGATTAAGTACGGATTAAAGGTGGAGACGGCGTCAACCTCTCCTTTTAACAGAGCCTCCGGAATGGCCTCCGGCTTCAGGTCGACTACCTTGATGTCCTTCCTTCTAAGCCCATGGGAAGCCAAAAAAACATCCATAAAAAAATCACTGCTGGTGCCCGGCGTCATAGCTATCTTTTTCCCCTTTAGATCTGAAGGGATGAGAACACCCTTATCCTTTCTTCCTACAACAGCAATATTTTTATCGGATATCTCGATTGACCCGATGATGGATATTTTTTCTCCTTTCATGACAGCAAACATGAAGGGGGTTTCGGCGACGGTTGCAAAATCCGCCTGGCCCTCCAACACCGCCTGGAGAGCCGTTTTCCCATGAGAATGTACTTGCAGAGTCGCCTCCAATCCCTCCTGCCGGTAAAAACCTTGCGTCTTGGCAACTTCAACCAGAGTTGCGTTGGGGGTTGCCGAATAGGCAATAAGGATTTTTTCCGGAGGGGATACGGGCTTATGGTCCCGGCCGGTGCGCATATAAAAATAGCCGCCTATGGCCAGGGCCGATAGGATAACGATGGTCCAAACCAGGAATGGCTGTTTATGGGAAAGCACTTTTTTCGTCCTTATTTAGTTCGGAAATAGAAAATACAGGCTATAGGCTATAGGCACGAGGCTATAGGTAAAGAAAAATCGGGAAAACTTTTTAACCTATTGCCCATCGCCCATTGCCCATTGCCATCAGAAGTTATTCTCAGGTTTCGTGGTGCCCCATGAGGTTTAATGCGCTATCGGCCAGGAGGCCCGTATCCGGGTCCCTGACCCCGGGGTGGATTCAATGGAAAAGACCCCGCCTGAAAGTTCAGTGCGTTCTTTCATGCTGGTAAGTCC includes these proteins:
- a CDS encoding ferritin family protein; protein product: MSFSTTQEIIRYAIDTEKDAQTFYRSAASLSQYPGISTLFLELAAEEENHQKLLEELPDPATLPVSSKPIPDLKISDYLMDLKFHKEMKYQDVMILAMKSEEKSLKFYRSWEDKVQDPAQKKLFAYLADQEAQHKYRLESIYDETILD
- a CDS encoding RNA polymerase factor sigma-32; its protein translation is MSTTQSEDPWNTLLEEKEPEVPPLTKSDVVPYDPLQRYLFEVNRYALLTPEEEKTLLLNYHKSPEPELAYKLITSNLRLVVKIAMDFQRYWMQNLLDLIQEGNIGLMQAIKKFDPFRGIKFSYYASFWIKAYILKFIMDNWKLVKIGTTQAQRKLFYNLKKEKGRLLALGIDPVPKLLSERFSVSEKEIVEMDQRLGEWELSLDAPITGDSTEDHKSFIPDKEASPEKALSERELKQVLNTKLQDFRKELTKRELVIFEKRILAEDPLTLQDLGEQFGVSRERVRQLEEKLLKKVKAYLEKELPDIKPDYLYETS
- a CDS encoding tetratricopeptide repeat protein; the encoded protein is MKLPDLIEHDTGYWIQYPASALWLVVILAVLLALAGCQGHTPQPLPEKPITVPTIPKTLPKTFDTQAEAYYHFIMGNLFSQEDNDPKAIAELQKTLDLVPDSPFLEFSLGRLFFKASNLPEAIRHTQKAIDLDPKYQEAYSLLAEIYITQQKWEEAIKTYQALSALNPRNEEVLFNLGILFLQTQKMSQATETFHQLIKINPKSDKGNFFLAKIYLEQKQYDRARIFFQETIKINPQNLNAYMGLGQIYELTDQPKQALATYQKILQMNPNNLAAQERAGDQLLKLGKGEQARDLLESLKKNSNQDFETRFRIAIIYLENKQFHPSSEELSLLLAEQPDNNKIKYFLAITLVEQKNYKRAEETLKSIATQSEYFSQSLILEAYILEKEKKFSEAIQRLQKALVIVPKKIEIYLTLSSLYEKINNLPEGKKVLLEGIEIDPDQAELYFHLGVLSDKMGQKKESLQHLKMAIKKDPFHVMALNYLGYTYADRGIYLDEAEDLIKRALKFRPNDGYIIDSLGWVYFKKKRYDEALVELEKAWKLAPNDPVIGEHLGEIYLKKNLWEKAVKILRRVLEMNPSIKEKDIILKKIKEAQQKLEEEKGGWEYPTMY
- a CDS encoding DUF4292 domain-containing protein, coding for MALLEEPVSREGTGLLVAQAPGERYRLQFRLLARGPEAFRLEIFDPFGRPMLYIVSYLGKTRVFSIAEEKEIPLPESLSGPLAAFSQMPFTEISKIFWGRVPIFPYDSYQIQSAEEEGKETVKILLQGAYQQEIWIRPNPFSLIKSRIKSPSKEGEIELTFSDFSRGTSNRLPLRLEIKDGTGENVLSLRYETLILRPDIPDEVFKWPEFIRQD
- a CDS encoding transcriptional regulator, whose product is MKHLVKILVLVSAVFLIHQIALALEIGEVPPKVELKEKLGGRLDGKPWSSEELQGKVCLIFYVDPDEKDTNNPASEALDREKFPAEKFQSFGIINMAATWLPNFAISSALEEKQKKYPKTIYVRDYKKVLVHAWKIADDSSDVLAFDKKGKLIFRKDGKLNNEEIQKLVKTIRDNL
- a CDS encoding enoyl-CoA hydratase/isomerase family protein, yielding MSYEQIKVEKKDHVTIVTINRPEVMNSVSPVTTVELDKAFNEFSEDPEAWICIVTGAGDRAFSAGNDLKFQAQHGNEKMRELMKGVKGGFAGITARFDCYKPFIAAVNGLALGGGFEIALACDIIIASENASFGLPEPRVGLIPGAGGVHRLPRQIPYHLAMNMIMTSKRLTPQEAREYGIVAEVVPLADLLATAEKYAAEILKGAPLCIRACKEATLKGLKVTLEEAMSTAYPGQVAMYQSEDFIEGPKAFAEKRPPQWKGR
- a CDS encoding PHP domain-containing protein, giving the protein MFKIDLHVHTALGGDSILKPHELVSRARQVGLDAVCVTEHHSSFLSDPLKKISTETGFPVFQGLEYRAMEGHLLIFGLKIGQSDLLKGLPMQWTIDWVQKRGGVAVPAHPYQRDTLNGFLGDKVLEIEHIIALEALNASLSARENHLALKAANLLGIKGIGGSDAHGPSVLGRAYTLFPDLIRTEEELVQALRSGEYAPCWNDPFYGTDRPDHWQDQEHYRIQFDGPVIIPIR
- a CDS encoding sensor histidine kinase; its protein translation is MELKKRLQINVAVSAITALVIIFMLFLTLYRINRAVDASDLADEIIRGVFERSTFEADYLRTNSERARVQWLSKNEKIGRLLMSASGSFKEPEDQVNIEGMLKDHEAIGRLFSSVMKNRGRIRSDSDPTALSREIENRLLTQMTMRSYEMVLHARRLQEAGTKSLFSILKIAGWGIFLVIALVTAAAIINLWTGGRIITSRIGRLRDSVSVIGEGNLDYKIEVKGDDEFTDLSRAFNTMTAKLRDSYLALESEIAERKRMEEELRQARDGLELRVAERTAEMEQANETLRNEINERKKIEQALRESESQLRLLPSRLIAVQEEERKRLGIELHDSIGQTLVALKFNVEAVLYAKDQGEPEQAFKLLERFVPTLQHAIAEIRSIYMGLRPTMLGEIGVLATLRWLGKEFKKLYPEQHLELITAIEEEEIPEPLKIVIFRISQEALNNVARHSQAERADLLLVKKGDGIELTIADNGRGLDVNRILSPGNSVKTLGLVSIRERVQLTRGSLSIESSPGAGTTIRVFWPEGVEG
- a CDS encoding NrtA/SsuA/CpmA family ABC transporter substrate-binding protein; this translates as MLSHKQPFLVWTIVILSALAIGGYFYMRTGRDHKPVSPPEKILIAYSATPNATLVEVAKTQGFYRQEGLEATLQVHSHGKTALQAVLEGQADFATVAETPFMFAVMKGEKISIIGSIEISDKNIAVVGRKDKGVLIPSDLKGKKIAMTPGTSSDFFMDVFLASHGLRRKDIKVVDLKPEAIPEALLKGEVDAVSTFNPYLIQVKRTLGARGVFFCDGDIYLQTFNVVAKREFIRKEPGKVQKILRALIRAEEFVKQNPGEAQRIVADFCRLDIALVREIWHGTDFTVGLDQSLLLALEDESRWAINSGLTEKRIVPNYLDFVCLDGLMAVKPKAVRILK